The following are encoded in a window of Panicum virgatum strain AP13 chromosome 5N, P.virgatum_v5, whole genome shotgun sequence genomic DNA:
- the LOC120676530 gene encoding chaperone protein dnaJ 20, chloroplastic-like yields MPHLAATPPTSSAAAAAPAALPTGAGGVAFGHWRTVPRPVALRLRLRARAARREGGGGVRTEELEQDTMQRTFYDLLGISAEGSTDEVRAAYRRLALKYHPDVSPPGAAAENTRRFIEVQEAYETLSDPSRRASYDRALARGVCRLAFSGSRSHRAYYHHHQDHEEKSGWRRSWEDQVAELKRRSMTKDSDENLSWGARMRRRRAEASSAE; encoded by the exons ATGCCCCACCTCGCCGCCACTCCCCCcacttcctccgccgccgccgcggcccccgccgccctccccactggcgccggcggcgtcgcgtTCGGCCACTGGCGGACCGTCCCGCGGCCGGTGGCGCtacgcctgcgcctgcgcgcgcgggccgcccggcgggagggcggcggcggtgtgcgcaCAGAGGAGCTGGAGCAGGACACGATGCAGCGGACGTTCTACGACCTGCTCGGGATCTCGGCGGAGGGGAGCACCGACGAGGTCCGGGCGGCCTACAGGCGGCTGGCGCTCAAGTACCACCCGGACGTGTCCCCaccgggcgccgcggcggagaaCACCCGCCGCTTCATCGAGGTGCAGGAGGCCTACGAGACGCTCTCCGACCCGAGCCGCCGCGCCAGCTACGACCGTGCGCTCGCCCGCGGCGTCTGCCGCCTCGCCTTCTCCGGCTCCCGTTCCCATCGCGcctactaccaccaccaccag GACCATGAAGAGAAATCTGGCTGGAGAAGATCTTGGGAAGACCAGGTTGCGGAACTGAAGAGGAGGAGCATGACGAAGGATTCAGACGAGAACCTGTCGTGGGGAGCTCGGATGCGGAGAAGAAGGGCCGAGGCATCATCGGCAGAATAG
- the LOC120676458 gene encoding uncharacterized protein LOC120676458: MAAPKPIWVRQAEEAKLKSEAETAAAAKAAFEATFKALAAGSGDDDQDPDPAPPSPDEPASPGSDDDAPAPPGPVDPSKCSAAGPGIAGGNAGTPATFTVIAKDRHSRRLTAGGARVRVRVSPAAGVGGDDLDGAVKDNGDGSYTVTYAVPKRGNYMVHVELDGSPVMGNPFPVFFSGSTATTTSAFPSALPSVSSAYPNMVNQTMPNMPNYTGAPSSAFPSLLGAMPGSSTVSSGVVLPGVGASLGEICRDYINGRCTKSDTDCKFTHPPQQLLMTLLAATSSVSALGSAPMAPSAAAMAAAQAIMAAQALQAHAAQAKAAGEASGSKDKAAEADALKKIVQISNLSPILSVDYIRQLFGICGKVVDCTITDSKHFAYVEYSKPEEATTALQLNNRNVGGRPLNVEMAKSLPPKANNNLPMMMQQAVQLQQMQFQQALLMQQTIATQQAAARAATMKFATEAAAARAAEISRKLKAEGLGGDSVEEKDAKGKSRSPSPPTRRSKSRSRSPIKYRRSRRSRSYSPPVRRSRDHQSRSPSRSRHSKYGSDRSHRDDRDRYSRSGRRESDRSRDHHSSSSRRNRSRSKSPRHKKASRADSRSPKQQREESISPSKSRSARAGSRSPRHHKGSKSSPTRERHSRRSRHSRSRSPERKHRHSDKKDSRRSEVQDDKRRSHRDRSNKDERSVKDEVERSHRGNRDDKDDRSVKDEAERSQRRNRGDKDERSVKDEAERSQRGNRGDKDVRSVKDEVERSQRGNSGDKDERSVKDEAERSCRGDKDEHSVQDPVEDRRAESADTSAAAHKRSSTVSEDEILNNNSSNHKKSRRDDDLEDDERNDVCSAVADINGKHGSGVDGSLGGTGESAI; encoded by the exons ATGGCGGCGCCCAAGCCCATCTGGGTGCGCCAGGCCGAGGAGGCCAAGCTCAAGTCCGAGGccgagaccgccgccgccgccaaggccgcCTTCGAAGCGACCTTCAAGGCGCTCGCCGCCGGGTCCGGCGACGACGACCAGGACCCCGACCCCGCCCCGCCTTCCCCGGACGAGCCAGCCTCCCccggctccgacgacgacgcccccgccccgcccggcCCGGTCGACCCGTCCAAGTGCTCCGCCGCGGGGCCCGGCATCGCTGGCGGCAACGCCGGCACGCCCGCCACCTTCACCGTCATCGCCAAGGACCGCCACAGCCGGAGGctcaccgccggcggcgcgcgcgtgcgcgtgcgcgtctCCCCTGCCGCGGGGGTCGGCGGGGACGACCTCGACGGCGCCGTCAAGGACAACGGGGACGGATCCTACACGGTGACCTACGCCGTCCCCAAGCGCGGCAACTACATGGTCCATGTCGAGCTCGACGGCTCCCCCGTCATGGGGAACCCCTTCCCCGTCTTCTTCAGCGGCTCCACCGCCACAACCACGTCTGCTTTCCCCTCCGCACTTCCGTCCGTCAGCTCAGCCTACCCAAACATGGTCAACCAGACCATGCCCAACATGCCCAACTACACAGGCGCGCCCTCAAGTGCCTTCCCCAGCCTCCTCGGGGCTATGCCTGGTTCCTCCACTGTTTCCTCTGGTGTTGTCCTGCCGGGGGTTGGTGCCTCACTGGGAGAGATCTGCCGGGACTACATCAACGGGAGGTGCACAAAGTCGGACACTGACTGTAAGTTCACCCATCCGCCGCAGCAGCTGCTGATGACGTTGCTTGCCGCTACGTCGTCTGTCAGTGCACTTGGCAGCGCACCCATGGCACCATCTGCGGCTGCCATGGCAGCTGCTCAGGCCATCATGGCTGCCCAGGCACTGCAGGCGCATGCTGCCCAGGCTAAAGCTGCAGGAGAGGCTTCAG GTTCAAAGGATAAAGCTGCTGAAGCCGATGCCCTGAAGAAAATTGTTCAAATTAGCAACCTGAGTCCAATTCTTAGTGTGGATTATATCAGGCAGCTATTTGGGATATGTGGTAAGGTTGTTGATTGTACCATCACGGATTCAAAACATTTTGCCTATGTCGAGTACTCCAAACCTGAAGAAGCAACTACAGCATTGCAACTCAATAACAGGAATGTCGGTGGTCGTCCGTTGAATGTGGAGATGGCAAAATCTCTTCCTCCCAAAGCTAATAATAACTTGCCTATGATGATGCAACAAGCTGTTCAGTTGCAACAGATGCAATTCCAGCAGGCGCTATTAATGCAACAGACAATAGCAACCCAACAGGCTGCTGCACGTGCGGCCACTATGAAATTTGCCACTGAAGCAGCTGCAGCTAGGGCTGCTGAGATAAGCAGGAAGTTGAAGGCAGAGGGATTAGGAGGGGACAGCGTGGAAGAAAAGGATGCCAAAGGGAAGTCAAG ATCTCCGTCACCCCCTACTCGTAGATCAAAATCTCGGTCAAGATCACCTATTAAGTACCGTAGGAGCCGGCGATCCCGCTCATACTCTCCCCCAGTTAGACGCTCAAGGGACCACCAATCACGATCACCATCAAGATCTCGCCACTCAAAGTATGGTAGTGACCGATCACATAGGGATGATAGGGACAGGTATAGCAGGTCTGGAAGAAGAGAGAGTGACCGATCCCGTGATCATCATTCCTCTAGTTCAAGGAGAAACAGGAGCAGAAGTAAAAGTCCAAGGCATAAGAAAGCCTCCAGAGCTGATTCTCGGTCACCCAAgcaacaaagagaagaaagtaTAAGTCCATCAAAATCAAGGTCAGCTCGGGCTGGTTCAAGATCACCACGACACCATAAAGGAAGCAAATCATCGCCAACTCGTGAACGCCATTCTCGCCGCAGTAGGCATTCAAGATCCAGATCTCCTGAGAGAAAGCATCGTCACAGTGATAAAAAGGACAGCAGAAGGTCCGAGGTTCAGGATGACAAAAGAAGATCTCATAGAGATAGAAGTAACAAAGATGAAAGGTCTGTAAAGGATGAAGTGGAAAGATCCCATAGAGGTAACAGAGATGACAAAGATGATAGGTCTGTAAAGGATGAAGCGGAAAGATCCCAAAGACGTAACAGAGGTGACAAAGATGAAAGGTCTGTAAAGGATGAAGCGGAAAGATCCCAAAGAGGTAACAGAGGTGACAAAGATGTAAGGTCTGTAAAGGATGAAGTGGAAAGATCCCAAAGAGGTAACAGTGGTGACAAAGATGAAAGGTCTGTAAAGGATGAAGCGGAAAGATCCTGTAGAGGTGACAAAGATGAACATTCTGTACAGGATCCAGTTGAAGATAGAAGGGCGGAATCGGCAGATACTTCTGCTGCTGCACATAAGAGGAGCTCAACAGTATCTGAAGATGAAATTCTGAACAATAATAGTAGCAACCATAAGAAATCTAGACGtgatgatgatttggaagaTGATGAAAGGAACGATGTGTGCTCTGCTGTAGCTGACATTAATGGGAAACATGGATCTGGAGTAGATGGCTCTTTAGGGGGCACTGGAGAATCTGCTATATGA
- the LOC120676491 gene encoding snurportin-1-like gives MAPPPEPRRPYKRPAISDQQRRRELALQAQSARRADAQARARALASSLLTTPTPPAATDRHGEEEEYQEEEHGHTVADVAAAASKLRSSDARRWFARQIMLPEWMVDAPPHLASDWHVFARPSGKRCLVVSSNGMTISRARNGSILHRFPSALPNGSKRDISGPASSYSILDCIFHEPDQTYYIIDMICWRGYSLYDCTAEFRFFWVNSKLTETSAGDPPSTYHRYRFSAVPIFECTLEGLQAAYSGSTPYVKDGLLFYNKHAHYQAGITPLTLVWKDETCSQYVIDTDSKGEIPNEQQLVLELQKDGKLVTSDDPPVVFGSLDKEFIQKSNLLGGNLLRFAVRDESVTLVDGKMQIGELQFVGKPNRARAFADSHSKALFQYAARHAPLRIDDLVASIQSNNMELESTDVEMQD, from the exons atggcgccgccgccggaacccCGGCGCCCGTACAAGCGCCCGGCCATCTCCgaccagcagcgccgccgcgagctcgcgCTACAGGCGCAGTCCGCCCGGCGCGCCGACGCCCAGGCGCGCGCTCGCGCCCTCGCCAGTTCCCTCCTCACCACCCCCACCCCTCCTGCGGCCACCGACCGCcacggagaggaggaggagtatcaggaggaggagcacgggCACACCGTCGCCgacgtcgccgcggccgcctccaaGCTCCGCAGCTCCGACGCGCGCCGGTGGTTCGCCCGCCAGATCATGCTACCGGAGTGGATGGTCGACGCCCCGCCCCACCTCGCCAGCGACTG GCATGTTTTTGCCAGGCCTTCTGGTAAACGATGCTTGGTTGTGTCTTCCAATGGCATGACGATTAGCAGGGCGCGTAACGGATCCATCCTTCACCGGTTCCCTTCCGCTCTACCGAATGGATCAAAGAGAGACATATCTGGCCCAGCAAGCTCCTACTCCATACTCGATTGCATTTTTCATGAG CCTGATCAAACATACTATATCATTGATATGATTTGTTGGCGAGGCTATTCACTGTATGATTGCACTGCCGAGTTCAGGTTTTTCTGGGTAAACTCTAAGCTCACAGAAACTTCAGCTGGTGATCCTCCATCAACATACCATCGATATAGATTCAGTGCTGTCCCAATATTTGAGTGCACTCTTGAGGGTCTTCAAGCAGCTTACTCTGGGAGCACACCTTATGTCAAAGATGGCTTGCTGTTTTACAACAA GCATGCACATTATCAAGCTGGAATCACACCTCTTACACTAGTATGGAAAGATGAAACCTGTAGCCAATATGTTATTGATACTGACAGCAAAGGAGAAATTCCAAATGAGCAGCAA CTTGTGTTGGAATTGCAAAAGGATGGAAAGCTAGTTACATCTGATGACCCTCCAGTTGTGTTTGGTAGCTTGGACAAGGAATTCATACAGAAG TCAAATCTGCTAGGAGGGAATCTTCTCCGCTTTGCTGTAAGAGATGAAAGTGTGACACTTGTGGATGGAAAGATGCAGATCGGCGAGCTGCAGTTTGTTGGAAAGCCAAACCGTGCTCGTGCTTTTGCTGACAGCCATTCGAAA GCTTTGTTCCAGTATGCTGCAAGGCATGCTCCTCTGAGAATTGATGATCTGGTTGCTT